In Citrus sinensis cultivar Valencia sweet orange chromosome 3, DVS_A1.0, whole genome shotgun sequence, the sequence AGTTTGTGCAAAATTAacattcaaaaatttctttcggttttatcatctttattttttatttttttaaacatcaagatatgcaaattaattatgaaagtaGAAGAGAGAGATGTATGAGATAGAACTTACAGCTTTTGAGTGTGTTGCAGAAAGCCACTTAAATGAACTCCAATCCAGTATTTGATTCAGAGAATTTAATCATGCAAATATGTATTTCCAAAAGCAAGTCTTGGGCAGAGATTGActttcttaataattaataaatattgtcaCTGTCTACTCTCATGATGAAGTTACCATCAAACTTCCGGGAAGCTTCAAGGAATCTAAACGAAAATTATCTGGCTTTTCGATTGATTAAGCGTctttagtaaaattgaatgaaatcGGATCTGGTATTGTGCTAATCAAATTCATTTCCAAAAGTCAAAAAGTGACTCTCTCAATAATTATAGGGTCAGCTTACAATACAGCCGCTGCGTGCCATACAACCTTTcctcactttttattttaaaacttattgcCCGTTGGATTGCTTTTATGAGCAATCCAACggcttttatattttaatcatgAAACCGGCTACCGAACGAAAGAATTGGAAGAGGGAACTGGCAAATATCAGGAGCAATTATCACAAAGGTATCCAATTTTATCAAACtatcaaaattatcaatttaaattaggCCAATGTCAAAGAACCCCTCAACATGAAAAATTTGCATTTCTTACGGctgaaaaaattactttgaaacAAGTAATGTCTATATTAAtgagaataatatttatatcagtgtaaatgaaatgtatttttttcattttccatcTAATTATtggatatttttcaaataagtataattattcattgtaccaaatatcataattaatcATCAAATATTGTTATTCTCAATATTAGTTGAGCGAGTGACtaatattaatgataaaaatctaTACTGTATACAAGGCATATATAATGTACCATGTATTTGATATTTGGATTATACTCACAAAAATTCTCTTATACAAATTACTTCATACAAATTTAtcgtaaattaattaaattattgcatactttgttttatattttttgctaCACTATTAAATTATCGCATGTAACATACTTGATCTTGTGTTATTACTAGTACTGTAGTTAATGGTAGTTAATGGTAGTTAAGGGAAAGTAAGAATTACCTCCTTCTACCCCCAAAGTTATAAGAACGTTAGCCCtacatatcattttattattctacACCTAGTCTTAATATTagctataaaatttaaatattttaataacacaaaccaagtaaaataacttatatacccttaatgatcaaattttattttataatgaattgtaaattatagaggaaaatttacatttcgggaaaatttcataaatatcccCGATAGTTGTAACTTATCCATTTAAATTGGAATAACATTTCGTATATATGACCTTATAGATATGTCAAGTAATTTTTCTccataatttacaatttattagcAAGTTTATCTAATCATTAGGGGTAATAAGTcatttcactttatttatattctaaaaatatttaaattttatggctAACATCAAGACTATGTGTAGAATAGTACAATAATACATAAAGTTAATCCTATTATAATTGCATGAGAGTTTGGACTCATTTTAAAACATGagatatttttagtttttctaaACACAAAGGATAatccttgtttttttttttcattttgttaataattgttattatagtcattattattataataaaactaaattcagcttatgatattttttatgatgttatatttttttgtgaaatgTTTGTATATtctatatgatattatttttacaataataaaattgccATTGATGTGTGTGCATTTGTCATTGTGGGTTATGGCATAGCCACTTAGCCAGCAGAAGACAAGTTTAAGTTTGTGAAGTCTCCCGAGTTTGGTCGGACTGGAGGAGCCTGGATCCTGACTCCCaatatttttcctctttttaagtcatatcttcttcttcttctgatcAGTtggtaattatattattttctttccttcaCTCACTTTCTTTGTCCCCCACCCCCAGTTCATTTTCCCGGAAAATTTAGTCACTATCGCTATCATCACTCCCTTATACAGTTATTTATAGTCCAAGTCCAACCACACCAAACCATTTTCttgccaaaataaagaataccAACTCCTCAATTGTTGATCTTTTGAACAgatattaatttgtaaaaaaaaaaaggcctgAAAATGGAGGGAGCAGTACATGGAGGAGGGACGACAGATGCGTCAGCGTTTCGAGAATGCTTCTCTCTGTCTTGGAAAAATCCCTACGTTCTTCGACTTGCTTTCTCTGCTGGAATTGGCGGCCTTCTCTTTGGCTACGACACTGGtttgttggtttttttttaaattttcctgCTGATTAACTTTAATCCTAGCTAATTTCCTCGGAATCGTACTTAATTTATGGCTGTGATTTCGCAGGAGTCATATTAGGCACGCTACTTTATATCAGAGATGACTTCAAATCCGTCGATAAAAAGGCTGTACTGCAGGTGAGGTCACTgtcctttatttattattattattataatatctaCTACGCCGGCCCACACAGATACATGTATCATA encodes:
- the LOC127901411 gene encoding probable inositol transporter 2 isoform X4 yields the protein MEGAVHGGGTTDASAFRECFSLSWKNPYVLRLAFSAGIGGLLFGYDTGVILGTLLYIRDDFKSVDKKAVLQVQFY